The genomic interval CGCTAGTGGCTATAAAGTAAGTTTCATTTTCGACGATATTTCTTCCTTGAATTTGAGCTTTTTTTATACTCCCGTCACCGTTGAGTTCAAATTGTATCCCGCTTAATGGGTGTGCTACACCCTGCTTAAGGTATTTAAACATTTCATTTAATTGTTTTCCGCTAAGTTCTACAACGACCACTTCATTTTCGAATGGCATTAATTCGTAGGCAGTTCTTGTGGTTACTGGTCCTTTATTCAAAGCAGATCTAATTCCACCATAATTAAGAAGTACAGCATCAAAAGGGTATCCAGCTCGCTTTTGAAAAACGGGATTTGCTATTTCATAAATAGCGTCTGCCATCATATTGCCTACAGCCGTATTGTATTTACTATCTTTTTTTGAGTAGGATGCAGGTGCATAGGCTAAAATGCTATCCATTTCAAGTTGAATTGCATTTTTATATGGTTTTATAAAATCACTGAGTTCTTGATTTTTCGAAAC from Dokdonia sp. Hel_I_53 carries:
- a CDS encoding 5'-nucleotidase C-terminal domain-containing protein: MDSILAYAPASYSKKDSKYNTAVGNMMADAIYEIANPVFQKRAGYPFDAVLLNYGGIRSALNKGPVTTRTAYELMPFENEVVVVELSGKQLNEMFKYLKQGVAHPLSGIQFELNGDGSIKKAQIQGRNIVENETYFIATSDYLKNGGDNMTFFSNPISILSLDYKIRNVLIDYFKKKDTIAPTTDNRFTKDSK